A region of Halalkaliarchaeum desulfuricum DNA encodes the following proteins:
- a CDS encoding cation:proton antiporter yields MSEMLTAVAIIFIVAGPFLLFANRYDLPAAPLLVLAGIVAGFFIDEALALELAQFGIALLVFTFGVGIQLSSIEIVLADSELTALGQILVVGALGIGFGVLFGIPLGEAIYLGVAVALSSTIVGTALLQTEIRTDLIRGRLGESIQFVQDLFAVAFILVVGAGVLELDPIVLQIGYGAVFLVGAVLVNRYVFDAMGRLAGGSDELMIVGVVSLLVVFVGAAAAVGIPIVVGAFAAGLAVRHEPGEYLGLFNGLESIKDFFVAIFFVTVGALVVLPFVQLGVAESVEKLALVAGVVLLAVLVKPAVTTTILMYRGYEARTATLTALSTDQISEFSLIIAIEALLVGLLTQAVFDAIVLATAVTMITSTVTQRYNERIYRMLSTRGLVSVRHDKIDELSDVPEDISDHVIIVGYGRKGRRMVETCEELNHPYVVIENDPALREEVRIDCEAYVFGDAMGDYTWEKANADEARVIVSVSGSGVISRRLLELEYDATLVLRARDERTALSLLDAGATYVAVPDLLAGQQLIQYVRGLLEGDLSAEELRTEGIAELEEPVRLIL; encoded by the coding sequence ATGTCTGAGATGCTGACTGCGGTGGCGATCATCTTCATCGTCGCCGGGCCGTTCCTGCTGTTCGCCAACCGGTATGACCTGCCGGCCGCACCGCTTTTGGTCCTCGCGGGGATCGTCGCCGGCTTCTTCATCGACGAGGCGCTGGCGCTGGAGCTCGCGCAGTTCGGCATCGCACTACTGGTGTTTACCTTCGGTGTGGGGATCCAGCTCTCCAGCATCGAGATTGTGCTCGCCGACAGCGAACTCACCGCCCTCGGACAGATCCTCGTGGTCGGGGCACTCGGCATCGGGTTCGGCGTTCTCTTCGGAATTCCGCTCGGTGAGGCGATCTATCTCGGCGTCGCCGTCGCGCTGTCCTCGACAATCGTGGGGACCGCGCTGTTGCAGACCGAGATCCGGACGGATCTCATCCGGGGCCGGCTGGGCGAGTCGATCCAGTTCGTGCAGGATCTGTTCGCGGTCGCGTTCATCCTCGTCGTGGGTGCCGGCGTTCTGGAACTCGATCCGATCGTCCTGCAGATCGGCTACGGCGCCGTCTTCCTGGTTGGCGCTGTCCTCGTCAATCGCTACGTGTTCGACGCGATGGGGCGACTCGCTGGGGGTTCAGACGAACTCATGATCGTCGGGGTTGTCTCGCTTTTGGTCGTGTTCGTCGGCGCGGCGGCGGCAGTCGGTATTCCGATCGTCGTCGGGGCGTTCGCCGCCGGGCTGGCAGTGCGCCACGAGCCGGGCGAGTATCTGGGGCTGTTCAACGGCCTAGAATCGATCAAGGACTTCTTCGTGGCCATCTTCTTCGTGACCGTCGGTGCGCTCGTCGTCCTCCCGTTCGTCCAGCTCGGCGTGGCCGAATCGGTCGAGAAGCTGGCGCTCGTGGCCGGGGTCGTGTTGTTGGCGGTGCTCGTGAAGCCGGCAGTGACGACCACGATCCTGATGTACAGGGGATATGAGGCGCGGACGGCGACGCTGACGGCGCTCAGCACCGACCAGATCAGCGAGTTCTCCCTGATAATCGCCATCGAGGCCCTGCTGGTCGGACTGTTGACGCAGGCGGTGTTCGACGCCATCGTCCTCGCTACCGCCGTGACGATGATCACTTCGACAGTGACCCAGCGATACAACGAGCGGATCTACCGGATGCTTTCGACACGTGGCCTCGTCTCGGTCCGTCACGACAAGATCGACGAACTGAGCGACGTCCCGGAGGACATCAGCGACCACGTGATCATCGTCGGCTACGGCCGGAAGGGCAGGCGGATGGTCGAAACCTGTGAGGAACTGAATCACCCCTACGTCGTTATCGAAAACGACCCGGCGCTTCGAGAGGAGGTTCGCATTGACTGTGAAGCGTACGTCTTCGGCGACGCGATGGGGGATTACACCTGGGAGAAAGCCAACGCCGACGAGGCCCGAGTCATCGTGTCGGTGTCTGGTTCGGGGGTTATCTCCCGCCGACTGCTGGAGCTGGAGTACGACGCGACCCTCGTCCTCCGGGCCCGGGACGAACGCACCGCGCTCTCGCTGCTCGACGCAGGAGCCACCTACGTCGCCGTCCCGGACCTGCTGGCGGGCCAACAGTTGATCCAGTACGTCCGTGGACTGCTCGAAGGCGACCTGTCGGCCGAGGAGCTGCGAACGGAGGGGATCGCAGAACTAGAAGAACCCGTCCGCCTCATCCTCTAA
- a CDS encoding threonine synthase, which translates to MDTRVRCYDCGATDDLRDRKRCNCGEPHWFDTDTRDFDWPDEGMGIWRYVDVLPVNEPVGLSRVSGNTPLHRNRGLESADGPRIHLKLEGLNPTGSFKDRGSAVGISYAVADGTTWVGTVSHGNMALSVAAHAASVDLECAVLVAEETPRERLELIGQHDPHLFRAIGSYGDLYEETLNLDVDIEFVNSDTPLRVAGQKTVAYEICEAFAPGAPDAIVLPVSSGGNASGIWKALRELETAELLDSSAMPRLYLVQAARCDPIAQSYRAGSAAVTAVDGEETIAVSIANEDPPSGTRALTAVRETGGAVLSIEDDEIRAAMRQLAEEAGLSVEPSSALVLSAIEELTRSDTLGADDDVVGILTGSGYKEQTTVDTAVRDLPIDDLERVLSGLVGGETDP; encoded by the coding sequence ATGGATACCCGGGTGCGATGTTACGACTGCGGGGCAACGGACGACCTCCGTGATCGCAAACGTTGTAACTGCGGCGAACCACACTGGTTCGACACCGACACACGCGATTTTGACTGGCCCGACGAAGGGATGGGAATCTGGCGCTATGTGGATGTCTTACCCGTGAATGAACCCGTGGGACTGTCCCGTGTGTCCGGCAACACGCCACTTCATCGCAATCGAGGGCTCGAATCTGCGGACGGGCCACGAATCCACCTGAAGCTCGAGGGGCTCAATCCGACCGGGAGTTTCAAGGATCGCGGGAGTGCGGTCGGCATCAGTTACGCAGTTGCCGACGGCACGACCTGGGTTGGGACCGTTTCGCATGGGAACATGGCCTTGAGCGTCGCCGCCCACGCTGCCAGTGTCGACCTGGAGTGTGCAGTACTCGTCGCCGAGGAGACGCCTCGTGAACGCCTCGAACTCATCGGACAACACGATCCGCACCTGTTTCGCGCGATCGGATCGTATGGCGATCTGTATGAGGAGACCCTCAATCTCGACGTGGATATCGAGTTCGTCAACTCGGATACGCCACTGCGGGTCGCCGGACAGAAGACGGTGGCATACGAAATCTGCGAGGCATTTGCCCCCGGGGCTCCGGATGCGATCGTCCTTCCGGTGAGCAGCGGTGGGAACGCGAGCGGGATCTGGAAGGCACTGCGGGAACTCGAGACGGCTGAATTGCTCGATTCGTCGGCAATGCCTCGTCTGTATCTCGTCCAGGCGGCCCGCTGTGATCCGATCGCCCAGAGCTACCGGGCTGGGTCAGCGGCGGTGACGGCTGTCGACGGTGAGGAGACGATTGCGGTGTCGATTGCGAACGAAGACCCACCGAGCGGGACGAGAGCCCTGACTGCTGTTCGCGAGACTGGTGGGGCCGTGCTCTCGATCGAAGACGACGAGATCAGGGCCGCCATGCGACAACTCGCCGAAGAAGCCGGGCTCTCGGTGGAACCGTCCAGTGCGCTCGTCCTTTCGGCGATCGAGGAATTGACTCGATCCGATACTCTCGGTGCGGATGACGACGTTGTCGGCATTCTAACGGGGTCGGGCTACAAGGAACAGACGACCGTCGACACTGCCGTACGGGATCTCCCCATCGACGATCTCGAACGGGTTCTTTCGGGGCTCGTCGGCGGAGAGACGGATCCCTGA
- a CDS encoding universal stress protein has protein sequence MYTVLLAVDKEQRNVQKLADVVIDFPGSPEEKKAVIVNVEREFDTPDEGERVSSEDMFDASNIPKSVTMVKERLDSAGIETTIRREHGEPSDKILEIADVIDADNIVIGGKKRSPAGKALFGSVTQSVILEAERPVTVIQRE, from the coding sequence ATGTACACGGTCCTTCTCGCTGTTGATAAAGAGCAACGGAATGTCCAGAAGCTCGCAGACGTTGTCATCGACTTTCCGGGATCCCCCGAAGAGAAAAAAGCTGTAATCGTGAACGTCGAACGCGAGTTCGACACCCCAGACGAGGGGGAGCGGGTGTCATCGGAAGACATGTTCGACGCGTCGAACATACCGAAAAGCGTCACCATGGTCAAGGAGCGCCTCGATTCGGCCGGGATCGAAACGACGATCCGCCGTGAACACGGTGAACCGTCGGATAAAATCCTGGAAATTGCCGACGTTATCGACGCCGACAACATCGTTATCGGTGGGAAAAAGCGCTCTCCAGCAGGCAAAGCGCTGTTCGGTAGCGTGACACAGTCAGTCATTCTGGAGGCCGAACGACCGGTTACCGTGATTCAACGGGAATGA
- a CDS encoding TRAP transporter permease, with amino-acid sequence MSTETASRIQQINVTILDYAITVGALILWALVLWWAWTQDISRSQYGVLFLGGILVLYAIKEAKESIEDEDYLDLLILFAAALVMIAASIYIWNDYQGFYISRQGWAYDHEYRLGWLVVTVILYLTWRSYGNIFLALVGGTMLYAVFGNYVPGLFGHAGIDTTFMLQMLFTDLAGFYGSLTQLTAAWIAPFLLYAGLLFAFGAFDLILRIAIVSAKFIESGVAQTAVIASAVIGSINGSYAANAGMTGSFTIPTMMDAGLSGRTAAGIEGTASTSGQVLPPVMGASAFVMASVLGIPYIDVVIAGLLPAAILVFSVLVAVHYTSINEIGGQSMDFADYFDDELTTADKVVEGTRFGIPFAILLFTLGYLQWTVMTSALYTIVAMVILGITTPVLQSTYGVVTGHQSARVELSDRWGKNSVLRVAGTVRGHRIVDTFLTETGRTIHGFRRGAVILAPIAIILAAVNGVVDLLMTTGVPSRIAIMLMELSGGVLLIAVLFGMGVCIVMGVGMPTVAAYVIVSTLVAPTFVNVFAVPELAAHYMVFYAAVMAGVTPPVAIAVVVASGIAGSNFWRSCGVAITIAAPLFVLPISFIYHPELVSTVIDLNTLITASVIMMGSITIIYALNYPFGLKRRFAYPLRFGMFWLGVFVMIAPVRLFQIAGIGVFVLTFLVYRTVATDRPFPMASVIDRG; translated from the coding sequence ATGAGTACTGAAACAGCGTCTCGGATACAACAGATCAACGTCACAATACTCGATTACGCCATCACTGTCGGTGCCCTTATTCTGTGGGCACTGGTTCTCTGGTGGGCCTGGACTCAGGACATCAGCCGATCCCAGTACGGGGTGTTGTTCCTCGGGGGAATCCTCGTCCTGTACGCCATCAAGGAAGCCAAAGAATCCATCGAAGACGAGGATTATCTGGATTTGCTCATCCTGTTTGCGGCCGCACTGGTGATGATTGCCGCGAGTATCTACATCTGGAACGACTATCAGGGGTTCTACATTAGTCGACAGGGATGGGCCTACGATCACGAGTATCGACTCGGCTGGCTCGTCGTCACCGTCATTCTTTATCTGACCTGGCGATCCTATGGAAACATCTTCCTCGCGCTCGTCGGTGGGACGATGCTGTACGCCGTGTTTGGGAACTACGTCCCCGGCCTGTTCGGACATGCCGGGATCGACACGACGTTTATGTTGCAGATGCTGTTTACGGATCTGGCCGGCTTCTACGGCTCACTGACGCAGTTGACGGCCGCCTGGATTGCACCATTCCTGCTGTATGCAGGGTTATTGTTCGCCTTCGGGGCGTTCGATTTGATCTTACGAATCGCGATTGTTAGCGCCAAGTTCATCGAATCCGGCGTGGCCCAAACGGCAGTCATTGCGAGCGCAGTGATCGGCTCTATCAACGGGAGCTACGCCGCCAATGCAGGGATGACCGGATCCTTTACGATCCCGACAATGATGGACGCAGGGCTCTCCGGCCGTACGGCAGCCGGTATCGAGGGAACTGCCTCCACCTCGGGGCAGGTGCTCCCGCCCGTCATGGGTGCCTCGGCGTTCGTGATGGCGTCGGTACTGGGGATTCCCTATATCGACGTGGTTATTGCGGGCCTCCTCCCGGCGGCGATTCTGGTGTTTTCCGTGCTCGTTGCTGTCCACTACACGTCCATCAACGAGATCGGTGGACAGAGCATGGACTTCGCCGATTACTTCGACGACGAATTGACGACCGCAGACAAGGTCGTGGAGGGGACCCGGTTCGGTATCCCGTTCGCGATCCTGTTGTTCACACTCGGCTATTTGCAGTGGACGGTAATGACTTCCGCACTGTACACGATCGTCGCGATGGTCATCCTGGGAATTACGACACCGGTCTTGCAATCGACGTACGGTGTGGTAACCGGGCATCAATCCGCACGGGTCGAACTCAGCGATCGCTGGGGCAAAAACTCGGTCCTTCGAGTCGCAGGGACCGTTCGCGGACACCGAATCGTCGACACGTTCCTCACAGAAACTGGCCGCACGATCCACGGCTTCCGGCGAGGCGCGGTCATCCTCGCTCCGATAGCGATCATCCTCGCCGCCGTCAACGGCGTCGTCGACCTGCTGATGACTACCGGTGTGCCGTCACGAATCGCCATTATGTTGATGGAGCTGTCTGGTGGTGTCCTGCTTATCGCCGTGTTGTTCGGGATGGGTGTCTGTATCGTAATGGGCGTCGGTATGCCGACGGTGGCAGCATACGTTATCGTCTCGACACTCGTCGCACCGACGTTTGTCAACGTCTTCGCGGTTCCGGAACTTGCCGCACACTACATGGTGTTCTACGCCGCCGTGATGGCGGGCGTAACGCCACCGGTGGCTATCGCGGTCGTAGTTGCCTCCGGGATTGCCGGCTCGAACTTCTGGCGGTCATGTGGTGTTGCGATCACCATCGCTGCACCACTGTTCGTCTTGCCGATTTCGTTCATTTATCATCCAGAACTGGTTTCGACGGTGATCGATCTGAATACGTTGATAACCGCATCTGTGATCATGATGGGTTCGATAACAATTATTTATGCCCTCAACTACCCGTTCGGACTGAAGCGACGGTTCGCCTATCCACTCCGTTTCGGCATGTTCTGGCTGGGTGTTTTCGTCATGATCGCCCCGGTCAGGCTGTTCCAGATTGCCGGAATCGGTGTGTTTGTTCTGACGTTCCTGGTCTACCGCACGGTAGCGACAGATCGGCCGTTTCCGATGGCTTCAGTGATCGATCGAGGGTAG
- a CDS encoding TAXI family TRAP transporter solute-binding subunit produces the protein MTSKKPNRRRFLQAAGGMSVVGIAGCLGDDVDPDDDPLEDDNGVDDDDDDDTDEDAEYDISIGTSAGGTMDVGLAFEAAVSAESDMVNYATVESPGYVGTVRRLQQDAFDGGITDTNTMDKAQNHLDMFEEDPVDFLPWQGFLAFPYSIYIMAREDTDIQTFDDLAGASVYPAEPGYSTRATTLEVWSQEPTADIYEQMDIVDMDVSDAPGAMEEGRIDAAIAYGTPGVGNTGFVVEYDSRVDVRYVEHTDALVESVQGFAGAGFSRYENPVEDFNWGQDIDADEIISWDLNVTFAFHPDTPDEPVYELTRIAAEHGDTVRDAERRFTPSDTESAAAPTLSDYPIHPGAAEYYQDNDVWEDDWVVGDRDMVGDYVN, from the coding sequence ATGACAAGCAAAAAACCGAACCGCCGTCGCTTCTTGCAAGCGGCCGGTGGCATGAGTGTGGTGGGAATTGCTGGATGTCTCGGAGATGACGTGGATCCGGATGATGACCCACTCGAAGACGATAATGGCGTAGATGACGATGACGACGACGATACTGACGAGGACGCAGAATACGACATCAGTATCGGAACGTCAGCTGGTGGCACGATGGATGTCGGACTGGCCTTCGAAGCGGCTGTGTCCGCCGAAAGTGACATGGTCAATTACGCCACCGTGGAGAGCCCTGGGTACGTCGGAACGGTCCGTCGGCTCCAGCAGGACGCCTTCGATGGCGGCATTACCGACACGAACACGATGGATAAGGCCCAGAATCACCTGGACATGTTCGAGGAGGATCCGGTCGATTTCCTCCCGTGGCAGGGCTTCCTCGCGTTCCCGTATAGTATTTATATAATGGCACGGGAGGACACTGACATTCAAACGTTCGACGACCTCGCCGGGGCCAGCGTGTATCCGGCGGAACCGGGCTATTCGACCCGGGCGACGACGCTCGAAGTGTGGTCGCAAGAACCGACGGCCGACATTTACGAGCAGATGGACATCGTCGACATGGACGTCTCGGACGCACCGGGTGCGATGGAAGAAGGACGCATCGACGCTGCCATCGCATACGGGACGCCTGGGGTCGGTAACACCGGTTTTGTCGTCGAATACGACTCCCGGGTCGACGTCAGATACGTCGAACACACCGACGCACTTGTCGAATCCGTTCAGGGATTCGCCGGCGCCGGATTCAGTCGGTACGAGAACCCTGTAGAGGACTTCAACTGGGGCCAGGATATCGACGCCGACGAGATCATTTCATGGGATCTCAACGTGACGTTCGCGTTCCATCCCGACACACCGGATGAACCCGTGTACGAACTGACTCGGATCGCGGCAGAACACGGCGACACCGTGCGCGATGCCGAACGACGGTTCACGCCAAGTGACACGGAGAGTGCGGCGGCACCGACGCTCTCCGACTACCCGATCCACCCGGGTGCCGCCGAATATTACCAGGACAACGACGTCTGGGAGGACGACTGGGTCGTCGGCGACCGTGACATGGTCGGCGATTACGTGAACTAA
- a CDS encoding DUF7385 family protein, giving the protein MDIDTEELITSLTPRKENSALKSYQNTVSVACPACGMPFDDLVVCKQNPTSLNLSKQLNFCVGVEDGQAFIFTHKQ; this is encoded by the coding sequence ATGGACATCGATACGGAGGAGTTGATCACGTCCCTGACGCCACGCAAAGAGAACTCGGCGCTCAAGTCGTACCAGAACACGGTGTCGGTCGCCTGTCCGGCCTGCGGGATGCCCTTCGACGACCTGGTCGTCTGCAAACAGAATCCGACCAGCCTAAATCTCTCGAAGCAGTTGAATTTCTGTGTCGGCGTCGAGGACGGTCAGGCGTTTATTTTCACACACAAGCAGTGA
- a CDS encoding lysylphosphatidylglycerol synthase transmembrane domain-containing protein, with translation MKGRALVAFAIAIGLLGLFVYAIGWNEVLSAISRTTPSVYATAFLAMIGCLFFRSLVWHRVLSIVDEARPYWLVAGVFLTAMFAKYAVPYGQVTSGVGIAAVISRYFDAAYEEGLAAIVSADFLNYVPYYTLGGVGVGYVLFTHPLPIDLGAHALPVVALVALVATVLWIGWQRRTLVVRGMAGVTARIRALVRRLTGRNVGFLRRENVERRFEGFYTTLDLVGRDRRGVLGAIVFAHLGWTGLAVALFATAHAVGTEIPLGIAFLAVAVSKVGFLVPTPGGVGGVEASMATALYLLWPVGFATATATALLWRLSTYWFTILVGGTTAMAMTLRDPTSAGTE, from the coding sequence ATGAAAGGACGGGCCCTCGTGGCGTTCGCCATCGCGATCGGGTTGCTCGGACTGTTCGTGTACGCGATCGGATGGAACGAGGTACTTTCCGCGATTTCCCGGACGACACCGTCGGTGTACGCAACTGCATTCCTCGCGATGATCGGCTGTCTGTTCTTTCGAAGCCTCGTCTGGCATCGGGTACTATCGATCGTGGACGAGGCCAGACCCTACTGGCTCGTCGCTGGTGTCTTCCTCACCGCGATGTTCGCGAAGTACGCCGTTCCCTACGGGCAGGTCACCTCCGGCGTCGGGATCGCCGCGGTGATCAGCCGCTACTTCGACGCCGCCTACGAGGAGGGGCTGGCAGCGATCGTGAGCGCTGACTTCCTCAACTACGTTCCCTACTACACGCTGGGCGGTGTCGGCGTCGGCTACGTTTTGTTTACCCATCCGCTGCCGATCGACCTCGGGGCCCACGCACTCCCGGTCGTCGCGCTCGTCGCGCTCGTGGCGACCGTACTCTGGATCGGCTGGCAACGTCGGACACTCGTGGTTCGGGGGATGGCCGGGGTTACTGCCCGAATACGAGCGCTCGTCCGTCGTCTGACCGGCCGGAACGTCGGGTTCCTCCGGCGGGAAAACGTCGAACGGCGGTTCGAGGGGTTTTACACGACGCTGGATCTGGTGGGGCGGGATCGCCGGGGAGTTCTGGGTGCTATCGTTTTTGCCCATCTCGGCTGGACCGGGCTCGCCGTCGCGCTGTTCGCGACCGCACACGCAGTCGGGACCGAAATACCGCTCGGAATCGCGTTTTTGGCCGTCGCCGTGAGCAAGGTCGGCTTCCTCGTCCCGACCCCGGGCGGCGTCGGCGGCGTCGAGGCGTCGATGGCGACTGCGCTGTATCTGCTGTGGCCCGTCGGATTCGCGACCGCGACCGCGACCGCGCTGCTGTGGCGGCTGTCGACTTACTGGTTTACGATCCTCGTGGGCGGAACGACCGCGATGGCGATGACGCTCCGGGATCCGACATCAGCAGGCACGGAGTGA
- a CDS encoding phosphatase PAP2 family protein gives MNRYGPLWDPTVNGSLREAVEPLVPVLEVLTHLGDGAFLMVLGVLLYWFGARETRQERAFVIAVGIAVFALSVGLKGIVQLPRPELAFTPAGYPGYSFPSAHAMGSAGFYGALAASMTRGRPVWRYLAAGVLVAVVAVSRVVMGVHYVGDVLVGVLLGFGIVAFGIYYRDQWTFDPGPLFVAATAIALFAGLLGSRVFLTFSLGAALGGAIGWYLVADRPTTSVGAAVLVLGAAGLVGILVLRVATVWLGITALVNTHSISALVAEVIAYAVLTVFVLVVPWLAVRIETHPVVVSLQSTLPFRGRVVDPELQADGGEPND, from the coding sequence ATGAACCGCTACGGCCCGCTGTGGGACCCGACCGTCAACGGATCGTTGCGGGAAGCGGTGGAGCCGCTCGTTCCGGTCCTGGAGGTGCTCACCCATCTGGGCGACGGCGCGTTCCTGATGGTCCTCGGCGTGTTGCTCTACTGGTTCGGTGCCAGGGAGACGCGTCAGGAACGGGCTTTCGTCATCGCCGTGGGAATCGCGGTGTTTGCGCTCTCGGTCGGCCTGAAGGGAATCGTCCAGCTTCCCCGGCCGGAACTGGCGTTTACCCCGGCCGGCTATCCGGGCTACTCGTTCCCGAGTGCCCACGCGATGGGCAGTGCGGGGTTTTACGGCGCGCTGGCGGCGAGTATGACCCGCGGTCGTCCGGTGTGGCGGTATCTCGCCGCGGGCGTCCTCGTGGCCGTGGTCGCCGTCTCGCGGGTCGTGATGGGCGTCCACTACGTCGGTGACGTTCTCGTGGGCGTTCTGCTCGGGTTCGGCATCGTCGCGTTCGGTATCTACTATCGGGATCAGTGGACGTTCGACCCGGGGCCGCTGTTCGTCGCCGCGACGGCGATCGCGCTTTTCGCCGGGCTCCTCGGTTCGCGCGTGTTTCTCACCTTCTCGCTGGGTGCGGCACTCGGCGGCGCGATTGGGTGGTATCTCGTCGCCGACCGTCCGACTACCTCCGTTGGCGCGGCCGTGTTGGTTCTGGGTGCGGCAGGTCTCGTCGGCATCCTGGTGTTGCGCGTCGCGACGGTGTGGCTGGGGATCACGGCGCTGGTGAACACCCATTCGATCTCGGCGCTCGTCGCCGAAGTGATCGCCTACGCCGTGCTCACCGTCTTCGTGTTGGTCGTCCCCTGGCTTGCGGTTCGGATTGAGACACACCCGGTGGTGGTATCACTCCAGTCGACGCTCCCGTTCCGCGGCCGCGTCGTCGACCCCGAACTGCAGGCGGATGGTGGCGAACCGAACGACTGA
- a CDS encoding NUDIX domain-containing protein produces MYHAVATYLRNRGEILLVRRSSAVDVYPNCWAGLTDYLGADPEDPLAEAERRVRETVGLDGTDLVRSGAPITVPDGDRTWLVHPFLFDVADRQVHPDETVANAEWAHATAIRDRETVPMLWETYCRIAPTVETIRTDEVHGASWLSIRALEVLRDGAGTADEWETIAELAGELVDARPGMVAIGNRVNRVMEAVVAEGDLQEAVPSLDLVHDRTVAAIERAVEADGTASRSVADLLEPGGRFRKRGGPIVTLSRSETVLAALRELRSRARPIGDPDGAAALRVIVGESRPDREGVGVAETLSDSDIEVTLAADSALPWLLERDDAACVLVGADTIDPSGGVYNKAGTYGLALAADRAGVPMVVVASTPKIAPTAGFEQEWSDPAAVYGGSGIDVTTPRFDRTPPGLVTAIVTEHGTLSTADVRSFAAKHRENAAWNRRFDGAGDC; encoded by the coding sequence ATGTATCACGCCGTCGCGACGTATCTCAGAAACCGCGGGGAAATCCTGCTGGTCCGTCGGTCCTCGGCAGTCGACGTCTATCCGAACTGCTGGGCGGGACTGACCGACTATCTCGGGGCGGACCCCGAGGATCCACTTGCCGAGGCCGAGCGTCGGGTTCGCGAGACCGTCGGCCTCGACGGGACGGATCTCGTTCGGTCTGGGGCGCCGATCACGGTTCCGGACGGGGACCGCACCTGGCTCGTCCACCCGTTCCTGTTCGATGTCGCGGATCGGCAGGTTCACCCGGATGAAACCGTCGCGAATGCCGAATGGGCTCACGCAACGGCGATACGCGACCGCGAAACCGTCCCGATGCTGTGGGAGACCTACTGCCGGATCGCCCCGACCGTCGAGACGATCCGGACTGACGAGGTTCACGGCGCGTCGTGGCTCTCGATTCGCGCGCTCGAAGTGCTCCGTGACGGGGCCGGGACGGCCGACGAGTGGGAAACGATCGCTGAACTCGCGGGAGAACTCGTCGACGCCCGTCCGGGGATGGTTGCGATCGGAAACCGGGTGAACCGGGTGATGGAAGCCGTTGTCGCCGAAGGGGACCTCCAGGAAGCCGTGCCGTCACTGGATCTCGTTCACGACCGGACGGTCGCGGCGATCGAACGGGCGGTCGAGGCGGACGGCACCGCGTCCCGATCCGTCGCCGACCTGCTCGAACCCGGAGGACGGTTCCGAAAACGTGGCGGACCGATCGTCACCCTCTCCCGCTCTGAAACGGTACTCGCCGCGCTTCGCGAACTGCGTTCACGGGCGAGACCGATCGGTGATCCGGACGGGGCGGCGGCCCTCCGGGTGATTGTCGGCGAGTCGCGTCCCGATCGGGAGGGTGTTGGCGTGGCCGAGACATTGTCCGACTCCGACATCGAGGTCACGCTCGCGGCGGATTCGGCGCTCCCCTGGCTCCTCGAACGCGACGACGCCGCCTGCGTACTCGTCGGGGCCGACACGATCGATCCCAGCGGGGGCGTGTACAACAAGGCCGGAACCTACGGGCTCGCACTTGCCGCCGACCGGGCGGGCGTTCCGATGGTCGTCGTTGCGTCGACTCCGAAGATCGCCCCGACGGCCGGATTCGAGCAGGAATGGTCGGATCCTGCGGCAGTGTATGGCGGGTCGGGGATCGACGTCACGACGCCCCGATTCGATCGGACGCCGCCGGGGCTGGTGACGGCGATCGTCACCGAACACGGGACGCTGTCGACGGCGGACGTCCGGTCGTTTGCAGCCAAACACCGGGAGAACGCGGCGTGGAACCGGCGCTTTGACGGGGCGGGCGACTGTTGA